DNA sequence from the Novipirellula aureliae genome:
TCAATGACTTCCTCATTCAGCTCAGGGAAATGTTTGAGAAGCTCTTCACAAGAGTCGAATGTTTCTTGCACAAATGGTTCGACGCGTTTGGCGGCTCGTTGCGCATATTCGAGGAACACCCTCTCTCCGTCTTCGTCGAGATCAACCTTACATCTCGTGAAATCCGCCATGTGATCGACGTGCTGAAATGTAGTCCCGTATGCAATTGTGAAGTCGTCGAAAACTTTTCTTTGATCCGGATGACTCCATTGTGGCAACCCGAGTTCGCCCCACGCGGAAATCGGAATCTCTTCCGGAACGAATCGCCAAAGTTGTGTTGCAGGGTCTTCATCCAGCGCATAAGACGCGCCCTTCATGTGAGCATAGGCCTGTCGGTCAAGACTGCGCCCTTGAACCAACGGTACCAAAACGATCTTGGACCAGAGATAGTCGATCGTTTTCGAGCGAACAATCTTGTCGCGATCGGGGCGAAGGGCCTCAACTAGCGCTTTCCACATTGCTTCAACTGCAACAAGCGAACCAAGTGGATGCTCTGTATCAAAGCTAATCCAGAGGCATGTTTCTCCGTACCATGGTACAGTTTCACTAATGATTTTCGCGTCAATTCCTCCCTTCTTGAGTTTTTTGAGCTCTTGTGAAAGTCGATTGGCTGTCGCTTGCAGGCAATCTCGCAGTTCTTTTGAACTCCGGACCTTTGTGTTTTTTCGCCTCTTTTTCTTTTGTTTCGATGTGTTAGGCAGGACCTGATCCGGATAGCAAAACAACATCCATGACCGCATGGTCTCTAAGAAATCTCGAAGTTCTTTCTGGCTAAAACCGTCGTCGAACTCTAAACGATCAGTGAGGTTTAGAGTCCGTTCCGTTTCCTGTAGCTTCCGAAGGGCGATTAACGCATCCATGCCATTTAGAACGGATAGTCGAATTGAGTCCTCAATCACTCCCAATTCTTTGCCTTTGTCGAGAATGGCTTGACGTGCACGTTCACTGACCGCCGTTCTCAAGTCGGGTACTAGCGCGAGAGCCTGAATGGCCTGTGAAAAAAAGTTGCCGAGCGTGTTCGTGAATTCGTTGAGCGCTCTGTTAAAGGGGTCTAGATTTGACTTGGCGACGAACTTCTTGCCCATTGATTCCATGAAGCTCGAAACAGCGGAACTGGTCGCCATTTCCCCAAGTGACTTATCAGACCGTGATTCCGCCATGAACCCCCATTCATCCACGGCGGATTTTGGGAGCAGAAACTCGCCACTGAGGCATTTATTGCATTCGTCCCATGCGGCAGTATCAAGGAGATTTGAGTCTCCGTTCTTTGCCAACACTTGCCGAAAATTGGAAAACGCATTTCCGATCTTTTCTCGAAGTTCACGTACTTTTGCGAAATAGTCGTCCCATGATTCTGGGCGAAACCCGAACTCGACCGCACCACGAGAAAGAGCATTGAATTCCGGCAGCCACGGCATCGTTATGTTTTCAAGCGGCATTCTCTTAGTTGAGTCATCTCCCAACGATTCAAACAGACTCATTTGATGGCCGTAACCCGCAGCACCATACCTCGCATATCCCGGCAGACACGCCGAAACAATCTCGACACGTTGTACGGCTAAGTCGTTTACGCTGGTTTCCTGCTCCGCGCTCTTCAAATCCGAAGCTTCCCGCTCAATGTCGATTACGAAATGAGCTACCAAGCAGTCGTCATCCTCAACTAGTGCGATGATTGTCGCATCAGAGCGAATTCGTCGTTCAACTTCTTCGCGATGCTCCCGCACCCAACCTGTGTACAATTCAGGAGCGAACTTGAAGATGCCTGCTGCGAAACGTGCAAACAGTTGCAATGGTAATAGGTTCCATGCGTCAGTAATCGTTTGATCGTTCAGCCAACCCGATACGTTGGGGTTTTCCTGTCCAAGATGTCCGAGCCAGTAGAGTGTTTCTCCGAGCGCAGCGAAGTGCGTTACCGAATCGAGATCGTTTTGCGGTATTGGGAAAGAACCAAGCCACTGTCGAGCGAAATCAAAGACCTCGTTCTTGTTGGATTGGCGATTTTGATAGCCTTTAGAAACGGCGGCCGCCGCGGCAAAAGATGGTGTCGTTTTCGCAAGCTGCTGAAGAATTGCGAAACCTTTGTCGCCTTTGACGTGTGCTAGGTCCCAGTCCAATGTAAACCACCAACTAGTTGGCGAAATTGACCGCACCTCTGCCACGAGGTCCGTGTTCTTCCCCGCGTATTGCTTGATGCCAAGCCATTGGAGCGCAACCAGCACTCCTCGTACGCCAGTCCATGTATCGAGTTGAATTCCATCGAGCCTCCGTACAACATCGGAGGTGGCGTTCTCATTCCGAGAAAATGAACAAAGCAGTAAGCTTTCTAAATCGTCTTCTATTACAAGCGGCGGAAGTAAAGATTCAATTTTCCCGCGAGGTTGAAGAACTGGATCAGTTAGCTCTCGCGCAATCATCTCGCTCCGAATTGCATGAAATCCCTCGACATGCTTTCCGTCTGCCGACGTACGAAGTAAATACTCGTTCCCGAATCGCTCCAATGCCCTCGTTGGTTCTGGCAGCGCGATAGACTCCGCAAGAGCCTTTAGATCGAGCCTCGCTTCATATGCAGAAGCCACTGCAACAAGCCGCAGTAGGTGAAGTTCCTTGTCGACCAACTCACCCTTGTTAACTTCGTCTTTGAGAATGCCAATCTGAGCTTTAACCCGTTGAGATAGGCTTTCGTTTTGAGTTACCAGATAAACAAACTCGAAGAGCGTCTTTCGGTCCCCAAGTTTTGACCATGCATCTTGAAAATCCAGTTGCTTGTCGCCATAGCCTGCATTCCGCAGGTTCTCAAATATCTGGCTGGCCGATTCCTCGGTGAAATCCATCGAGACGTCTGCGAATGCAAAATCCTCCGGAGAAACACGCGATCGGAACCAATCCTCTTCTCTTAGTGTCACCAATACGCGGATTCCGTTAACGCCCGCCAATTCTCGGACGACTTCGACCCACCAGTTGTCTCCGGGACGTACGTCAATGTAGATCATCGACGGCACGTCGATGATGTCGGCGTGTCCTGCGATTGCTGCTGCCATGAGGCGGGCATGTTCGAGACTCGCCGCCTTCTCAACTTGATATCGAAAGTCTGACGGCGCCCAGTCGAGTAGGTAGCGGTAGGCCAACGTTGTTTTGCCTTGCCCAGATGCACCTCGAAGAATGACTACATTCTCTCGCAGAAACGCCTCGTGAATGCTCGTGATGGCGGGGTCTCGTGGAACGTCCAACCCTGCGGCAACGTGTTCCGCTCGAACTCGCCCCCCTTGGAAAAACTCTTGGCTCAGTTTTTCGCGAGTTTCAGCATCTGACGATGCCGACTCGATGGGTTTGATTGATACATTCCACTCCTGAGCGTGTGCATTTCGGTAGGCAACGAACTTGCCAAGTTGCGTCAATTTCTCGACGGTTTTCGAGCGAGTCAAACGCCTTTGTTTTTCCGCTGATGAAATCAACCACCACATTAGATTTACAAAGGCCACCTCGGGATTACCTGAGGTCATGGTGGCCTTCAATTTGTCGACTACGTGCTTAGTGAGTGTTTCTTCATCGACAACCTCAACCTCAATACGCTTAAAGACCTCTTTCGCTTCGGCCTCACTCAACCCCTTGATGGTCTTCTTGTTTCCATCCTTGTCCGTTTCATCGCGGTCTTTTGTCAGCGTGTCTATGGAGCGTTTGGGGGTATCTTTGTCGTTGTCATACGCCTTTAAGAGTTCAGGCCCAATTTCGCCGAAAGAAACAATCTTGATTTTGACCGATGCATCACTGGCACAAAGATCACTGATACGACGATAGAACGACGGCTTGAAATTCGATGCTGAGAGATTAGCTGAGTAGTCTTTAACTTGAACTACTTCGAGTCGCTGCCCAGAACTGTCTTGGATTTCAAGGTCTTCGTTGCCTTCGGGCTGAATGATAGTGTCATCAGACAGTCCGTCATCAAATAGTCGATACAAGCAGTAAAGAGCCTGCCTTCGGTAGCCACGATAGGTCGCGGTAGGATCGTCTTTGTAAATTCCGTTCATTGACGACTCGTCATTCCTACTTGCTAACTGGCCAAACTCATTTCAGCTTTCAAGGACGTACCGAACAGTTCGTACGCGCGGCCGATGCCGCCGAACTGATTGAACGGGGCATATTCAAAATCGTCTTGCTCGATCATCACGCTGCTGGCTATGTGGTCCTTGATCGCGACCAGCCATTGCATCTGCTCGTCAGTAAACTCGCCGCCGCTGGACTGCTGGTCGCTCAGCCACTCGGTAAATCGCTCCTCGACGGTCATGCCGACCGGTCGCAGCGGCGAGTCGGGGTCGATCGCGTGACGGACCAACGCCACGAGGTCGACGATGTGTTTGCAGTGCTTGCCGTTGGTGTCGACTTTGTCCGGATGCACCGCGCCGAAGGCTTGCCAAAGTTTGAGCAGCGTTTGCGGTTGGGACTCGTCGACGTGAAACGGTTTGATCGACAGGCGGCGGGCGAGGTCTTTGATTTGGCTGCACCGCAATCCGGCGGCATACGGACGGCTGTAGAGGATGCTGATGGCTTCGATTTCGTCTTTGTTGTCTTCGATGAATTGACGAAAACTGGTGACCAGCGTTTCGGCTCGCTTTTTGGCTTCGGGATCGAAGCTGGAGGTCAGCAGTTGGTCGCGCGTGAATTTGTCGATCACCTGATGCTCGGGTCGCAGCAGGATTTCTCGGAGCTGAGGGTTGTGAAACGGGAGCAAGGCGGTGCGGACTTGTTCGGCTTCGATTTCGTCCAGCTGGGTGTCGGTGACTTGGTCGGGCGTGACGCTGAATTTGCTGGCTGCCAGCTCGCGGTTCTTGTCGGCGTCGACGCTGTCGAAGAGCGTGGAGATGACGTGGCTGACGGGCCGGCCGTCGATCTGCTTTTCCACGTCTTTGTGCCAGCCTTCGCTGCGGTTCCCGGCAAGGCGACTTATCTTGGCTCCGAGAGTGCTGGCGAGGTCGGGATGGACGACGCCTTTGCTGACTTCTTTCAGGACGCGCTCAAGCGAGACGGTGGGCTGGCGATCAAGCGGCTTTGAATGGTTCTTGTCCTGTTTGCACAGTCCAACGGCGTCGACGATGACGAAGCGGGTTTTGCAGGCGGCGTCGGGCGTGACGGACTTGAGCGAGTCCGAGTCGATGCCGCGGCTGCCGCGGCCTTTCATTTGCTCGAAGTAGGACCACGATTTGATGTTCCGCATGAAGATCAGACATTTGAGCGGTTTGACGTCGGTACCGGTGGCGATCATGTCGACGGTGACTGCGATCCGCGGGTTGTAGGTGTTGCGAAACGATTGCAGCAACTCGTCAGGACGATGAAATGTGAAGACATCACGACTTCGCGGATGAGGGTTGAGCGAGTTTGTGAAGCGAGTCACTAGCCCCGTCCATTCGTAGGCGAACGGCAACGGGATCGAGTAATGCGGAATACCTGGCTCCAATCCATCCGCGTACTTGGCTGATTGGATTTCGACGCCTGTGAGTGTATGCCCTTCTGGCTTCGCCTCGACGATCCCGATCATCTTTTCATTAACATATAGGGTGTAGTCGGCCAAACCTGTCTTGAGAGGGAACTCACGAACCGCAACACTACGCCCTTCCGAGATGTTCATATCGGAAAGGTTCTGCACAATCCAACCAGCCGCCGACAAATCGCGGTCGATGTTCAGCCGAGCTAGTTGTTCTGGAGTCACGCGAGGAAGATGCCTGTTAGAAACGACTCGTTTTGTTCACGCAAACGCTCAACAAGGATACATTCTGCGACTTGGCGTCGCAATCACGGGAGGTAACACAACGCAGTTGGGTGAAAAGGTGCGAGTGCTGCGTGCCCAATAAACAATGGACCCGCAAGAATTTGTGGAATGCATGGCAGTGAGTTCATCTAACGTCAGCCGCAAGGAGGGTTTCATCTATCATCGTGACTTGCAACCCAACAGACGAATTCACCGATGATTCGCACATCATCGGCGTTGTATTCGGTGATTTGGATTGGCTGACAGTTGCTGTTGAGTGGTTGTAGCTCGATGGTATTGTATTGCCAGCCGTCTTCAGTGATTTGTTTGGTGGAGCGATAACGTTTGACGGTGTACCGTCCGCCGTCTTCGAGGCCGGTGTGCGTGTTGGCTTGGACCAGTAGCATACGAGTAAGTTCAACGTGTGGATCGTCCGTTTCGATTGTCTCAGACTTCGTCGCTTTGATTTTTGGTTCCGGCGTGCCGATGGAATCAATTTCGATGGTCGATTGGTCGGCGGAAATCAAGGTGGCTGAAGCGGCGAAGGTTGACATGGCTTTTGTCCTGTGGCTACATCGTCGCGGCGTCAGTCGGTTCACTTCCGTTGCCATGACCGCCCAAAAAGCGTGTCCGTATTGTTTTCAACGATGACGCGATACAGGTGCTTCATGACGGTAGCCGTTTCACAACCGCTACGACATTGCCACTTAGCGGCGGTGTTAAAGGAATGCGTTTCGATTCATCCGATCGAGCGTCTTCGATTTGCGTCTCTGCGCCGATATCTATTCCGATCCAGCGGATTTCAAACTTGGTGGATGCCGCTCCGGTCTCAAGTCTGACGGTTCGTGCAGGTTCCGTTTTAGGAAAGTAAACCACCGACAGACTGCGGTCGGAGTTGCTCGCTGCATAGGCTTCGTTCTCGGACCTTTCCGTTAGAAGCTTGTTCGCCGGATCTAAATCCCAGAACGACACCTGCGATTCGACTTGCCGTGCTGCTTGGAGGCAAGCGACGGCTTTGTCGTTGATCCCCATTCCTGCATCAGGACGATGGAAACGGATCGATGCGGCACCCGCAAGTAAATGTCGCCAAAAACGCTCGATCGCATCCTGGTCGCTGTGGCCGAACTTGTTGCCATCCGCACCATAAGTCTTGGTTGTGTTCATCGGACGTGGCTTATCGTTCAAATATTTTCGGACAAACAGAAAATTGTCCCAGTGTTTTTGACCTTTGTTGTGAT
Encoded proteins:
- a CDS encoding type I restriction endonuclease subunit R; translated protein: MNISEGRSVAVREFPLKTGLADYTLYVNEKMIGIVEAKPEGHTLTGVEIQSAKYADGLEPGIPHYSIPLPFAYEWTGLVTRFTNSLNPHPRSRDVFTFHRPDELLQSFRNTYNPRIAVTVDMIATGTDVKPLKCLIFMRNIKSWSYFEQMKGRGSRGIDSDSLKSVTPDAACKTRFVIVDAVGLCKQDKNHSKPLDRQPTVSLERVLKEVSKGVVHPDLASTLGAKISRLAGNRSEGWHKDVEKQIDGRPVSHVISTLFDSVDADKNRELAASKFSVTPDQVTDTQLDEIEAEQVRTALLPFHNPQLREILLRPEHQVIDKFTRDQLLTSSFDPEAKKRAETLVTSFRQFIEDNKDEIEAISILYSRPYAAGLRCSQIKDLARRLSIKPFHVDESQPQTLLKLWQAFGAVHPDKVDTNGKHCKHIVDLVALVRHAIDPDSPLRPVGMTVEERFTEWLSDQQSSGGEFTDEQMQWLVAIKDHIASSVMIEQDDFEYAPFNQFGGIGRAYELFGTSLKAEMSLAS